The Metabacillus schmidteae genome includes a region encoding these proteins:
- a CDS encoding LytR/AlgR family response regulator transcription factor, translating to MKSSIKTLIVDDELYSRDELKHLLQEYPAINIIGEAESGEAAVMKSLQLQPDVVFLDVEMPKMNGMAAAKALMELKKVPLIVFATAYPQFAAEAFRYDAIDYLLKPYDEDQLQETIQRIEKKLANNDEGEIGKRSGKLPVESEGEIFYLEPADILYIYRDEKVTKLITKTGEFETKTPLKELESRLSVFDFFRIHKSYLVNLSYVSKLTPWFNGAYQLQIEGREELLAVSRNYVKSLRARLEI from the coding sequence GTGAAATCATCCATTAAAACGCTAATTGTCGATGATGAATTATATAGTCGCGATGAGCTAAAGCATTTATTACAGGAATATCCTGCTATCAACATTATTGGTGAAGCAGAATCAGGTGAAGCGGCAGTCATGAAATCTCTTCAGCTTCAACCTGATGTTGTTTTCTTAGATGTAGAGATGCCAAAAATGAATGGCATGGCAGCCGCAAAAGCACTTATGGAACTAAAAAAAGTTCCACTTATTGTCTTCGCGACAGCGTATCCTCAATTTGCGGCTGAGGCGTTTCGTTATGATGCCATTGATTATTTATTAAAGCCATATGATGAAGATCAATTACAGGAAACCATTCAGCGAATTGAGAAAAAATTAGCAAATAACGATGAAGGTGAGATCGGTAAACGTTCCGGGAAACTACCTGTTGAGTCAGAGGGAGAAATTTTTTATCTTGAACCAGCGGACATTCTGTATATATACAGGGATGAAAAAGTAACAAAACTGATCACAAAAACTGGGGAATTTGAAACGAAAACACCTCTTAAGGAGCTGGAAAGCAGACTTAGTGTGTTTGATTTTTTCCGCATACATAAGAGCTATCTTGTGAACTTGTCATACGTTTCGAAGCTAACTCCATGGTTTAATGGTGCTTATCAGCTTCAAATAGAAGGCAGAGAGGAATTATTGGCAGTAAGCCGGAATTATGTGAAGTCACTAAGAGCGCGCTTGGAAATATAG
- a CDS encoding sensor histidine kinase, with translation MFDLLLTMVERLGIIVMIAFILTRFKFFREMIYHDHLNHKQHVTAMIFFGFFGIIGTYSGLSLSTETLQFNRLPSDLAADEAIANSRVIGVVLGGLLGGYKVGIGAGIIAGLHRLTLGGFTGISCGLATILAGVIAGFFHKKNKHVKLRSAFLIGALAETLQMVIILLISRPFEQALALVEVIGIPMIFANGVGSALFLLIIKSVFNEEEKAGAMQAQKTLRIADQTLAYLRNGLTYDSAVAVCHIIHNEIKSSAVAITNTKEILAHVGLGYDHHRAESPIQTKITLDAIKKGKIVVANQRSIHCRVEGCPLGAAVIAPLYLRGKPIGTLKFYFRSEKEITNVVMELITGLSSMISNQLEVSEADKAYQLAKETEIRALQAQISPHFLFNTLNTIVSLIRIDPAKARKLLVSLSHFLRQNLTVTTHNKIMLEQELRHVKAYLAIEEARFVDRLEVFYDIDEGALFQSIPPLTLQPLVENAMKHGFRDKDENCMLNITIRKKKDVTYISVKDNGKGMSKELAKQISQTPIQSEKGSGLAIYNVNRRLTMMFGDEAALKIVSEPDKGTEIAFSIPYELEEKESEIIH, from the coding sequence ATGTTTGATTTATTACTCACAATGGTCGAACGTCTTGGCATTATTGTCATGATTGCCTTCATTTTAACGCGATTCAAGTTCTTCCGTGAAATGATTTATCACGATCATCTCAATCACAAACAGCATGTGACAGCCATGATTTTCTTCGGCTTTTTCGGAATTATCGGTACATATTCAGGGTTGAGCCTTAGTACAGAAACTCTCCAATTTAATCGTTTGCCTTCCGATCTTGCCGCTGATGAAGCGATTGCCAATTCGCGAGTAATTGGTGTCGTTTTGGGTGGGCTCCTTGGTGGTTATAAGGTTGGGATTGGTGCCGGTATAATTGCAGGGCTTCATCGGTTAACATTAGGCGGTTTTACAGGGATTTCCTGCGGGTTGGCTACCATTCTCGCAGGTGTGATTGCAGGATTTTTTCATAAAAAGAACAAACATGTAAAATTACGTTCTGCATTCTTAATTGGAGCTTTAGCAGAGACATTGCAAATGGTCATTATCTTGCTTATCTCGCGGCCATTTGAGCAGGCTTTGGCATTAGTGGAAGTGATCGGAATTCCGATGATTTTTGCGAACGGCGTCGGATCTGCCCTTTTTCTATTGATTATTAAAAGTGTTTTTAATGAAGAAGAAAAGGCCGGTGCCATGCAGGCTCAGAAAACACTGCGCATTGCCGACCAAACACTTGCTTATTTACGAAACGGTCTTACCTATGATTCTGCTGTTGCCGTTTGTCATATTATCCATAATGAAATCAAATCAAGTGCCGTGGCGATTACCAATACAAAAGAAATTCTGGCCCATGTTGGTCTTGGCTATGATCATCACCGTGCAGAAAGCCCCATCCAGACGAAGATTACATTGGATGCCATTAAAAAGGGTAAAATCGTTGTGGCAAATCAACGCTCGATTCATTGTCGTGTTGAAGGATGTCCTCTCGGTGCAGCAGTAATCGCTCCTTTATACTTGCGCGGCAAGCCGATTGGTACGTTAAAATTTTATTTTCGCTCTGAAAAAGAAATCACGAATGTTGTGATGGAGCTGATTACCGGGCTTAGTTCAATGATCAGCAATCAGCTTGAAGTCTCTGAAGCAGATAAAGCCTATCAGCTTGCAAAGGAAACAGAGATACGGGCACTTCAAGCACAAATTAGCCCGCACTTTTTATTTAATACACTTAATACGATTGTTTCCCTTATACGCATTGATCCGGCTAAAGCACGTAAGCTACTTGTTTCTTTGTCCCATTTTTTACGACAAAACCTAACTGTGACAACACATAACAAGATTATGCTGGAGCAGGAATTACGTCATGTAAAAGCGTATTTAGCGATTGAAGAAGCTCGGTTTGTTGATCGATTAGAGGTTTTCTATGATATAGATGAAGGAGCTCTTTTTCAAAGCATCCCTCCTCTTACCCTGCAGCCGCTTGTTGAAAATGCCATGAAACACGGCTTCAGGGATAAGGATGAAAACTGTATGTTGAACATTACAATAAGAAAGAAAAAGGACGTTACATATATAAGTGTGAAAGATAATGGAAAAGGAATGAGCAAAGAACTCGCTAAACAAATTTCCCAAACTCCAATTCAATCTGAGAAAGGAAGCGGTCTTGCTATTTATAATGTGAATCGCAGGCTGACGATGATGTTTGGAGATGAAGCAGCACTAAAAATCGTGAGCGAACCTGATAAAGGCACAGAGATTGCCTTTTCAATTCCGTATGAATTGGAGGAAAAAGAAAGTGAAATCATCCATTAA
- a CDS encoding peptidoglycan-binding protein yields the protein MLKRIRDLLFMVFVFGVGMTAAPSFTEAAMGDRILTKGSSGTDVDELQDYLMTKGVFPYHTSTGYYGDITVEAVKDFQRKRNLKVDGIAGPQTNHALKVLRYGNIGKQVIHIQYQLKQTGHYNSSLDGIYGNGTVSAVKSFQKQQGLAVDGIAGPSTRSALDRKAKRGSAAGKTVTVASTAFTANCDGCSGVTRMGLDLKKYPDANVIAVDPSVIPLGSIVKVEGAGVAIAADTGGGINGNEIDVFIPDHEDALQWGRKNVRVEVIE from the coding sequence ATGTTAAAAAGGATTAGAGACTTGCTTTTTATGGTCTTTGTTTTTGGAGTTGGTATGACTGCAGCCCCTTCATTTACAGAAGCTGCAATGGGAGATCGGATACTAACGAAGGGATCATCAGGAACAGATGTTGACGAATTACAGGATTACTTGATGACAAAAGGGGTATTCCCTTATCATACATCAACAGGATACTATGGAGATATCACTGTAGAAGCAGTCAAAGACTTTCAACGTAAACGCAACCTGAAGGTCGATGGTATTGCAGGACCGCAAACGAACCATGCATTGAAAGTTTTACGATATGGAAACATTGGAAAGCAAGTTATACATATTCAATATCAGTTAAAGCAAACAGGTCATTACAATTCAAGTTTAGATGGTATTTATGGAAACGGCACAGTGAGTGCGGTTAAGAGTTTTCAAAAGCAACAAGGACTAGCGGTTGACGGAATTGCAGGGCCGAGTACAAGATCAGCGTTGGATCGGAAGGCTAAACGCGGTTCAGCTGCCGGTAAAACAGTAACTGTGGCAAGCACGGCATTCACAGCGAATTGTGATGGTTGTTCAGGTGTAACAAGGATGGGGCTTGATTTAAAAAAATACCCTGATGCGAATGTAATTGCTGTTGATCCTAGTGTCATACCACTTGGATCTATCGTAAAAGTAGAAGGTGCTGGAGTTGCGATAGCAGCGGATACAGGCGGTGGTATCAATGGAAATGAAATTGATGTGTTCATTCCTGACCACGAAGATGCTCTACAATGGGGACGTAAAAACGTACGTGTAGAAGTAATTGAATAG
- a CDS encoding VanZ family protein translates to MENSMIFTIDSWYILVPFFIVILLLLIFRTFFRAKHSLWQFLLLTTFFVYFLCMIHLVFFPIEVNIGEYANLTPWYISINYIPILTIDLKTFLLNIIMMVPFGMYLPLLNQKVHSIKKAAFHGLLISLSFEIIQIVLKAALGNGRSTDINDLIANTLGAAVGFLLLKKLTKIDVLSGVVHKLNLDKET, encoded by the coding sequence ATGGAAAATTCGATGATATTTACAATTGATTCATGGTATATCCTTGTTCCATTTTTTATCGTTATTTTACTATTGTTGATTTTTAGAACATTTTTCAGAGCGAAGCATAGCCTTTGGCAATTTCTCTTATTAACAACCTTTTTTGTTTATTTTTTATGTATGATTCATTTAGTCTTCTTCCCAATAGAGGTGAATATTGGAGAATATGCAAACCTTACCCCTTGGTATATATCAATTAATTATATTCCAATTTTAACGATTGATCTTAAAACATTTCTACTAAATATCATCATGATGGTTCCGTTTGGAATGTACTTACCTTTACTTAATCAAAAGGTTCATTCAATAAAAAAGGCAGCATTTCATGGATTATTAATCAGCTTGTCCTTTGAGATCATCCAAATCGTTCTTAAGGCTGCTTTAGGAAATGGTAGAAGCACAGACATTAATGACCTTATTGCAAATACACTAGGTGCAGCTGTAGGTTTTTTATTATTAAAGAAATTAACAAAGATAGATGTACTAAGTGGTGTAGTTCATAAGTTAAACTTAGATAAAGAAACTTAA
- a CDS encoding iron chaperone: MEVFAKYLAGIDNPDHRERTEEILAWVANRFPNLEGQIKWNTPMFTDHGTYIIGFSTAKNHMSISPEEVGMVHFANDITEAGYSATKGLFRIPWKEPVNYELLEKMIEFNIQDKADYTKFWRE, translated from the coding sequence ATGGAGGTCTTTGCAAAATATTTAGCAGGCATTGATAACCCCGACCACCGTGAGCGCACTGAGGAAATTTTGGCGTGGGTTGCAAATAGGTTTCCCAACTTGGAAGGGCAAATAAAATGGAATACACCAATGTTTACAGATCATGGTACATACATCATCGGCTTTTCCACAGCAAAAAATCATATGAGCATATCCCCCGAGGAAGTTGGAATGGTGCACTTTGCAAATGACATTACCGAAGCTGGATACAGTGCTACAAAAGGCTTGTTTCGAATTCCGTGGAAGGAACCGGTAAACTATGAATTGCTTGAAAAAATGATTGAGTTTAACATTCAAGATAAAGCGGACTATACGAAATTTTGGAGAGAATAA
- a CDS encoding RNA polymerase sigma factor yields MRLIEREDELMIAYQNGDDEALDRIYTILRQPLYSFIFRYSRDEQLTIDLVQDTFVKLQHYKHDYNPKKGKLKSYLFQIAYRLMVTKLNRRKKWRNLLPFLTPIQTEEFHHSDRMTIREAVANLPEIQRAVILLFYYHDMPQEEIAKILGIPQGTVKSRLHTAIKKLKEELEGDEYESGSL; encoded by the coding sequence ATGAGATTGATTGAACGTGAAGATGAATTAATGATCGCATATCAAAATGGTGATGACGAAGCCTTAGACCGGATCTATACCATATTAAGGCAGCCTCTGTATTCGTTTATTTTTCGCTATTCCAGAGATGAGCAACTAACCATTGATCTCGTACAGGACACATTTGTTAAACTACAACATTATAAGCATGATTACAATCCAAAGAAAGGCAAACTAAAGTCATATCTTTTTCAAATTGCTTATCGATTAATGGTCACAAAACTAAACCGCCGCAAGAAATGGAGAAATCTTTTGCCCTTTCTTACTCCGATTCAGACTGAGGAATTTCACCATTCTGACAGAATGACCATTCGGGAAGCCGTTGCAAATCTCCCAGAAATACAACGTGCAGTTATATTACTTTTCTATTATCACGATATGCCACAAGAGGAAATTGCCAAGATCCTTGGGATTCCACAAGGGACGGTTAAATCAAGATTACACACGGCAATCAAAAAATTAAAAGAAGAATTGGAGGGTGACGAATATGAGTCAGGATCCCTTTAA
- a CDS encoding group-specific protein, translated as MLEMDTGWIVSLIVAGFLMIFILMIAIPMDRKYVVRENGKINYKKTKIYLRWNVFDTLTLGLAIYSIICVQVLNYLVSSGETIENDFVQFFTNQGQVWTLVAIMYLISRVSMTLKAIKERWGDEID; from the coding sequence ATGTTAGAAATGGATACTGGTTGGATTGTTTCTCTGATCGTAGCAGGCTTTTTAATGATTTTTATTTTAATGATTGCTATTCCAATGGACCGTAAGTATGTCGTCCGGGAAAATGGTAAAATCAATTATAAGAAAACAAAAATCTATTTAAGATGGAATGTCTTTGATACCCTTACCCTAGGTCTAGCCATCTATTCGATTATTTGTGTTCAAGTTCTTAATTATTTAGTCTCTAGTGGTGAAACAATTGAAAATGATTTTGTGCAATTTTTTACGAACCAAGGACAGGTATGGACACTCGTAGCAATCATGTACTTAATAAGCAGGGTGTCGATGACCTTGAAAGCTATCAAGGAACGCTGGGGCGATGAGATTGATTGA
- a CDS encoding aldose 1-epimerase family protein: MLITLENEWLKVEFIRDGAELRKVKHKKNGLDYMWTGDSTYWGRVSPVLFPIVGRLKEDQYELNGQNYSMSQHGFLRDITFDLHEQTPTNVSFVCESAGRFTDIYPYEFKAFIHYMLKYDALIVRWEIVNENKDVMHFSIGAHPAFKVPLLENETIEDYHLHFTPSPNKDVVQYELKNSLIHEKGTANDISTVQLSNSLFKNDALVYSNIDIIKLISAKSNHGVEVSFEAFPFVGIWSKYMDADGTIAPFVCIEPWYGIADTYHTSGKLEEKLGINKLGAGEMFKAEYQMKFL; the protein is encoded by the coding sequence ATGTTGATTACATTAGAAAATGAATGGTTAAAAGTTGAGTTTATAAGAGACGGAGCAGAGCTGCGTAAAGTGAAACATAAGAAAAACGGGCTGGACTATATGTGGACAGGTGATAGTACATATTGGGGGCGCGTTTCTCCTGTTTTATTCCCGATTGTTGGACGATTAAAGGAAGATCAGTATGAACTTAATGGTCAGAACTACTCTATGTCCCAACATGGTTTTTTAAGAGATATTACATTTGATCTTCATGAACAGACACCAACAAATGTCTCTTTTGTATGTGAGTCGGCTGGACGATTTACTGATATTTACCCTTATGAATTTAAAGCATTTATTCATTATATGTTAAAATACGATGCACTCATTGTCCGGTGGGAAATAGTAAACGAAAACAAAGATGTGATGCATTTTTCTATTGGTGCGCATCCTGCATTTAAAGTTCCGCTTTTAGAAAATGAAACAATTGAGGATTATCATTTACACTTTACTCCATCACCAAATAAAGATGTGGTTCAATATGAACTTAAAAATTCACTTATTCATGAGAAAGGAACAGCTAATGATATTTCAACGGTCCAGCTTTCTAATTCTCTTTTTAAAAATGATGCTCTTGTTTATAGTAATATAGATATCATTAAATTAATTTCAGCTAAATCAAATCATGGTGTAGAAGTTAGCTTTGAAGCATTTCCTTTTGTAGGGATCTGGTCAAAATATATGGATGCGGATGGCACTATAGCACCGTTTGTATGTATTGAACCATGGTATGGCATTGCAGATACATATCATACATCCGGGAAGCTGGAGGAGAAACTTGGAATAAATAAGCTCGGCGCAGGAGAAATGTTCAAAGCTGAGTATCAGATGAAGTTTTTATAA
- a CDS encoding glycerophosphodiester phosphodiesterase family protein, producing MVKFKKGLKRTAIFLFLLVLFMFLNNSSLFTKDRDEIDPFLLAHRGLGQTFSMEGIEGDTCTAERIYEPEHPYLENTIPSMNAAFDAGADMVEFDIKPTKDGQFAVFHDWTLECRTNVEGTTKDFTMAELKKIDIGYGYTADNGKTYPFRGKGVGMIPSLDEVLNQFPNKSFLIHIKSNDPEEGIQLANYIVKLPKDHLSQLTVYGGDEPIASLKEQIPELRVMSMATVKSCMIPYIAVGWTGYIPSACDHTQLHIPESIAPWIWGWSDKFLNRMESVDTRVITVAGDGGWSEGFDQLQDIERLPSNYSGGIWTNRIDKIAPLFNNVK from the coding sequence ATAGTGAAATTTAAAAAAGGATTAAAACGAACGGCTATCTTTTTATTTCTATTAGTTTTATTTATGTTCCTTAATAATAGTTCTCTGTTTACGAAAGACCGGGACGAAATAGACCCCTTCTTGCTAGCTCATCGTGGGCTTGGACAAACTTTTAGTATGGAGGGAATTGAAGGGGATACTTGTACAGCAGAGCGTATTTATGAACCTGAACATCCTTATCTTGAAAACACGATACCTTCAATGAATGCTGCGTTTGATGCGGGTGCCGATATGGTTGAGTTTGATATAAAGCCGACTAAAGATGGTCAATTCGCTGTTTTCCATGACTGGACACTAGAATGTCGAACAAATGTAGAAGGTACGACAAAAGACTTTACAATGGCTGAATTAAAGAAAATTGATATTGGCTATGGATATACAGCCGATAATGGAAAAACCTATCCTTTTCGAGGAAAAGGTGTAGGAATGATTCCCTCTTTAGATGAAGTTTTAAATCAATTTCCAAATAAGTCATTCTTAATCCACATTAAAAGTAATGATCCTGAAGAGGGAATTCAACTAGCCAATTATATAGTGAAGCTTCCTAAGGATCACTTAAGTCAATTGACGGTATACGGTGGGGATGAACCGATAGCATCTTTAAAAGAACAAATCCCTGAGTTACGGGTTATGTCAATGGCAACAGTGAAAAGCTGTATGATCCCATATATTGCTGTTGGCTGGACAGGTTATATACCATCAGCTTGCGATCATACACAATTGCATATACCGGAGAGTATTGCTCCATGGATTTGGGGATGGTCAGACAAGTTCTTAAACCGAATGGAAAGCGTTGATACACGAGTGATTACAGTTGCAGGTGATGGAGGCTGGTCAGAAGGATTTGATCAACTGCAGGATATAGAAAGACTGCCTTCCAACTATTCCGGAGGCATATGGACAAATCGAATTGATAAGATTGCACCGCTTTTTAACAATGTTAAATAG
- a CDS encoding stage III sporulation protein AF, giving the protein MLATVFRIVNAILLWASIIKYLPKQSFKRYLPVTLFCSCLLLIQTVLNPIFNWWQVKGGTKYMVFDALAFIIGPFFTINLWVFHLTYGKFSLYALCNLMMDLVFAYFFNPIFQKIGHYKLKKFTSTTLFCISYSLALLNYGFQKLYEKIDSNDSTV; this is encoded by the coding sequence GTGTTAGCTACTGTATTTAGAATCGTAAACGCAATTTTACTGTGGGCGAGTATCATCAAATATCTTCCTAAACAATCTTTTAAAAGATATTTGCCTGTGACATTATTCTGTTCATGTCTTTTATTAATTCAAACCGTTCTTAACCCTATATTCAATTGGTGGCAGGTAAAAGGCGGAACAAAATATATGGTATTTGATGCATTAGCATTTATTATTGGACCATTTTTCACAATAAATTTGTGGGTATTTCATTTGACATATGGCAAGTTTTCTTTATATGCACTTTGTAATCTTATGATGGACTTGGTTTTTGCTTATTTCTTTAATCCCATTTTTCAGAAGATTGGGCACTATAAATTAAAAAAATTTACTTCTACCACCCTTTTTTGCATTTCTTATTCACTTGCACTTTTGAATTATGGTTTTCAAAAATTATATGAAAAAATAGATTCCAATGACTCTACAGTCTAA
- a CDS encoding Rrf2 family transcriptional regulator: MKYSKATNYALHTIVYLALLPSGKTIGVKPLAEVQKVSPTYLSKVLTTLVKSGFIESVTGVNGGYKLIKDVKDITFLDIIQAIEGTSSLFHCSLDHTQHNRENCLIEQVMNEAEQKMEDYLRAQTIQDLVSKVDEKMIKNVNSIAN; the protein is encoded by the coding sequence GTGAAATATTCAAAGGCGACGAATTATGCCCTCCATACAATTGTTTATTTGGCTCTATTGCCATCTGGAAAAACAATTGGGGTAAAGCCTCTAGCAGAGGTACAAAAAGTGTCCCCTACCTATCTCTCTAAAGTGTTAACCACTTTAGTTAAATCAGGTTTTATTGAGTCAGTTACAGGTGTGAACGGTGGATATAAATTAATAAAGGATGTAAAAGATATTACGTTTCTCGATATTATCCAAGCCATCGAAGGAACTTCATCCTTGTTCCATTGTAGTTTAGATCATACCCAACATAATCGGGAAAATTGCTTAATTGAACAAGTGATGAATGAAGCTGAACAAAAGATGGAGGATTATCTAAGAGCACAAACGATTCAAGATTTGGTCAGTAAGGTTGATGAAAAAATGATCAAAAATGTCAATTCTATCGCAAATTAA
- a CDS encoding YibE/F family protein yields the protein MNALVVLAVILFLLMTLIGGKKGIRSFLALFFNFAVIFILLFFLNDPNIDPIIITIFASIMISCINLFYINKVNNTTIPAFISTIISIVILLLFIIFLTKNAMIQGFGEEEVEELSIFSLYIGIDFTKIAASVMIMSTIGAITDTAIAVSSPMREIHFHNPGINRKDLFTSGLSIGKDILGTSTNTLFFAFFGGYLALLIWFKDLTYSPGEIVNSKIFSAEMLTLLCAGIGVTMVIPITSWITALYLLKHREKE from the coding sequence ATGAATGCATTAGTTGTACTCGCAGTCATCTTATTTCTATTAATGACACTTATAGGTGGAAAAAAAGGAATACGGTCATTTTTAGCATTGTTCTTTAACTTTGCTGTCATTTTTATCCTTCTCTTCTTCTTGAATGATCCAAATATCGATCCGATCATTATAACGATTTTTGCAAGTATTATGATTAGCTGTATTAATCTTTTTTATATAAATAAAGTGAATAATACAACGATACCTGCATTTATTTCAACAATTATTTCGATTGTGATTCTACTTTTATTTATCATCTTTCTTACTAAAAATGCCATGATTCAAGGCTTTGGTGAGGAAGAAGTTGAAGAGCTTAGTATTTTTTCTCTTTATATCGGAATTGATTTTACAAAAATCGCAGCTTCCGTCATGATCATGAGCACAATTGGTGCCATTACGGATACAGCAATCGCTGTCTCATCTCCTATGCGGGAAATTCATTTTCACAATCCTGGCATTAATCGAAAAGATTTATTTACATCAGGATTAAGCATTGGAAAAGATATTTTAGGAACAAGTACGAATACACTGTTTTTTGCTTTCTTCGGAGGATATTTAGCCCTACTTATTTGGTTTAAAGATTTAACATACTCTCCTGGTGAAATAGTGAATTCAAAAATATTCAGTGCTGAGATGCTCACATTACTTTGTGCAGGAATCGGTGTAACCATGGTTATACCAATAACCTCCTGGATTACAGCATTGTATTTATTGAAACATCGAGAAAAAGAATGA
- a CDS encoding YibE/F family protein produces the protein MNVTETKNKEIPYKTILLYLLVALAFAASLIFVNNNYSFYDRPIAEVLKTEITDSSEVIDQYDNKDQLSTQKIIAAIKNGDNKGQVIHLTNEFSSSKAYDQEFQAGQKIFVSIDENNGKQTDLTGTIKDLKRDTYLLIAAWIFAIIVLAVGRKQGFFSLISLVVNAVILSYALDLYLDQPDRNLIVICSIAVILFTIISLLLANGFNEKTYAAIIATLFGTFLSLFISYLVIWLTSEEGLRYEELQFITRPYQMVFMAGLFLGSLGAVMDVAITMSSSIFGLYEKNNNIAVKALKKSGMEIGKDIMGTMTNILFFAYISGSLPMLILYLKNHSPLGYTLSMNLSLELARALAGGIGIVITIPIGLFITIFFINRKRAKL, from the coding sequence TTGAATGTTACAGAAACAAAAAATAAAGAAATACCATACAAAACCATTCTATTATACTTGCTCGTAGCACTCGCTTTTGCAGCATCACTTATTTTTGTAAACAATAACTATTCATTTTATGATCGTCCTATCGCTGAGGTTTTAAAAACAGAAATAACAGACTCTAGTGAAGTCATAGATCAGTATGATAATAAAGATCAGCTTTCTACCCAGAAAATCATCGCTGCAATAAAAAACGGGGATAATAAAGGACAAGTTATCCACTTAACAAATGAATTTTCATCTTCAAAAGCGTATGACCAAGAATTTCAAGCCGGACAAAAAATATTTGTATCGATTGATGAGAACAATGGAAAACAAACCGATTTAACTGGCACAATTAAAGATCTGAAACGTGATACTTACCTATTAATTGCAGCTTGGATTTTTGCTATTATCGTGTTAGCTGTCGGCCGAAAACAAGGTTTCTTCTCTCTCATCAGTCTAGTAGTAAATGCCGTGATACTCTCATATGCCTTAGATCTTTATCTCGATCAACCAGATCGAAACCTAATCGTTATTTGCAGTATAGCCGTCATTTTGTTTACGATTATATCTTTATTACTTGCTAACGGCTTCAATGAAAAGACCTATGCAGCCATTATAGCGACATTGTTTGGAACGTTTCTTTCTCTGTTCATTTCCTATCTCGTTATTTGGTTGACCTCTGAAGAAGGGCTTCGATATGAAGAGCTTCAATTCATAACCCGTCCTTACCAAATGGTGTTTATGGCAGGGTTATTTCTAGGTTCGTTAGGAGCGGTAATGGATGTAGCAATTACAATGTCTTCTTCCATATTTGGATTGTATGAAAAAAATAACAACATTGCTGTAAAAGCACTGAAAAAATCAGGTATGGAAATAGGGAAAGATATTATGGGAACGATGACAAACATCTTATTTTTTGCTTATATTAGCGGTTCACTTCCAATGTTGATCTTATATTTAAAAAATCACTCACCATTGGGATACACTCTTTCCATGAATCTTTCACTAGAATTAGCTAGAGCACTAGCTGGCGGGATTGGAATTGTCATCACCATTCCTATTGGTTTATTTATAACGATATTTTTCATTAATAGAAAGAGGGCAAAATTATGA